CCCTTCCCGAACCCCCCCAGCGCGGTCCGGTCGCCGAGAGCCCTCAGGCGCGCGGTTGCGGGACGATACGCAAGTACGGCTTCACCGTCTTCCATCCGCCCGGGAACTTGTCCTTGGCGGCTTCGTCGGACACAGACGGCACGATGATCACGTCCTCGCCCTGCTTCCAGTTGACCGGCGTGGCGACGCTGTGCTTGGCGGTCAACTGGCATGAGTCCAGCACCCGCAGTACCTCGTCGAAGTTGCGGCCGGTGCTCATCGGATAGGTGAGCGACATTTTCACCTTCTTGTCGGGGCCGATCAGGAACACGGTGCGCACCGTCTGGTTGTCGGCGGCGGTGCGGCCTTCGGAGGTGGTCCCGGCGCCGGCAGGCAGCATGTCGTAGAGGGTCGCGACCTTGAGCTCCGGATCGCCGATCATCGGATAGTTGACGGCGTGACCCTGGGTCTCCTCGATGTCCTTGGCCCATCTGGCGTGGTTGTCGACGGGATCGACGCTGAGGCCGATGATCTTGCAGTTGCGCTTGTCGAACTCCGACTTGAGGCCGGCCATGTAGCCAAGCTCGGTCGTGCAGACCGGGGTGAAGTCCTTGGGATGCGAGAACAGGATCGCCCAGCCGTCGCCGATCCACTCGTGGAAACGGATGGTGCCTTCGGTGGTCTCCGCCGTGAAGTCGGGCGCTTCGTCACCGATTCTGAGTGCCATGCTGGTCCTCCTCTGCCTTGGCTCGTTGATGATTTTCGTTTGCGTTGTGCGCAGCTTCAAGTTGGTCATGACGACGACGCAGTCAAGACGGGGCTCGCGACACCTTCAGGGGGATCGCCGAGGCCGGGGATCGTCTCTCCCTCGATACGG
This Rhodospirillales bacterium DNA region includes the following protein-coding sequences:
- a CDS encoding peroxiredoxin encodes the protein MALRIGDEAPDFTAETTEGTIRFHEWIGDGWAILFSHPKDFTPVCTTELGYMAGLKSEFDKRNCKIIGLSVDPVDNHARWAKDIEETQGHAVNYPMIGDPELKVATLYDMLPAGAGTTSEGRTAADNQTVRTVFLIGPDKKVKMSLTYPMSTGRNFDEVLRVLDSCQLTAKHSVATPVNWKQGEDVIIVPSVSDEAAKDKFPGGWKTVKPYLRIVPQPRA